In Chitinophaga sp. HK235, a single window of DNA contains:
- the fabD gene encoding ACP S-malonyltransferase — MKHAYVFPGQASQFPGMGKNLYDTNAKAKELFEQANEILGFRISDIMFTGTEEDLKQTKVTQPAVFLHAVIAFLSTEHSQPEMVAGHSLGEFSALVANGVLSFEEALRLVAIRANAMQKACELQPSTMAVILAMEDAKVEEICAKVAAETNEVVVPANYNSPGQLVISGTLKAVETACAELKAAGAKRAMILPVGGAFHSPLMESAREELKAAIEKAAFNTPACPVYQNVVAAAVTDPAQIKQNLIDQLTGPVKWSQSVLAMVADGAGEFTEVGPGKVLQGLVQKIAKEVTVNGIS, encoded by the coding sequence ATGAAGCATGCATATGTATTTCCCGGACAGGCGTCACAGTTTCCGGGTATGGGCAAAAACCTGTATGACACCAATGCAAAAGCAAAAGAATTATTTGAACAAGCTAATGAGATACTGGGTTTCCGCATCTCTGATATCATGTTCACCGGCACAGAAGAAGATCTGAAACAAACCAAAGTTACCCAGCCAGCGGTATTCCTGCATGCTGTTATCGCTTTCCTCTCCACCGAACATTCCCAGCCGGAAATGGTAGCGGGCCACTCTCTGGGTGAATTTTCCGCACTCGTTGCCAACGGTGTTTTATCTTTTGAAGAAGCGCTGCGTCTGGTAGCCATCAGGGCCAACGCCATGCAGAAAGCCTGCGAGCTGCAGCCTTCCACCATGGCTGTGATCCTGGCCATGGAAGATGCCAAAGTAGAAGAGATCTGCGCCAAAGTAGCCGCTGAAACCAATGAAGTGGTAGTGCCAGCCAACTACAACAGCCCTGGCCAGCTGGTGATCTCCGGTACCCTCAAAGCGGTGGAAACTGCCTGCGCAGAACTGAAAGCTGCCGGCGCTAAAAGAGCGATGATACTGCCGGTTGGTGGTGCATTCCACTCTCCGCTGATGGAATCTGCCAGAGAAGAACTGAAAGCTGCCATCGAAAAAGCTGCTTTCAACACACCTGCCTGCCCTGTATACCAGAACGTAGTAGCTGCTGCGGTAACAGATCCTGCACAGATCAAACAAAACCTCATCGACCAGCTGACCGGCCCGGTAAAATGGAGCCAGTCTGTATTGGCCATGGTAGCCGATGGCGCCGGTGAATTCACTGAAGTAGGCCCCGGTAAAGTGTTACAGGGACTGGTGCAGAAAATTGCAAAAGAAGTGACTGTAAACGGCATCAGCTAA
- a CDS encoding GNAT family N-acetyltransferase, translating into MIFLHDFRDLRTASTETLSSTFNEAFSDYIVPMHLTPSILEQKMKAENIQRAWSIGAFNGNELGAFILHGVDNNEHPTVLYNGGTGVIPAFRGQHLIQKMYEQFIPYYKQQGIRKILLEVISSNLPAIKAYTSSGFHKVRVFRCYKGIVTVHKTAPGINIRENNTPEWSILSTFMNMEPSWSNMVGSIQRERPATSTWEAVFNGEVVGYISVNKESRRIRNIAVHPAFRRKGIANALLQYVAQELDGPMSIINIDEKNPEIGAFLEQAGLQHFLSQYEMAVEI; encoded by the coding sequence ATGATTTTTCTTCACGATTTCCGCGACTTACGCACAGCGTCTACAGAAACCCTGAGCAGTACCTTCAACGAAGCGTTCAGCGACTATATCGTGCCGATGCACCTCACTCCTTCCATCCTGGAACAAAAGATGAAAGCCGAAAATATACAACGGGCATGGTCTATCGGAGCCTTCAACGGTAATGAGTTGGGTGCCTTTATCCTGCATGGCGTAGATAACAATGAACACCCTACTGTATTGTACAACGGTGGCACCGGCGTAATCCCTGCTTTCCGCGGCCAGCATCTGATTCAGAAAATGTATGAACAGTTTATTCCGTATTACAAACAACAGGGTATCCGGAAAATACTGCTGGAAGTGATCAGTTCCAACTTACCGGCTATCAAGGCTTATACCAGCAGCGGCTTTCATAAGGTGCGTGTTTTCCGTTGTTATAAAGGCATTGTAACCGTTCACAAAACGGCTCCGGGCATCAACATCCGGGAGAACAACACGCCGGAATGGAGTATATTAAGCACCTTTATGAATATGGAGCCCAGCTGGTCCAATATGGTTGGCAGTATACAACGGGAACGTCCGGCTACAAGCACCTGGGAAGCAGTGTTTAACGGAGAAGTAGTGGGTTATATCAGTGTCAACAAAGAGAGCAGGCGTATCCGCAATATAGCAGTACATCCGGCATTCCGGCGCAAGGGTATTGCCAATGCCTTGCTGCAGTATGTAGCACAGGAACTGGATGGCCCTATGAGTATTATCAATATCGATGAAAAAAATCCGGAGATAGGTGCTTTCCTCGAACAGGCAGGACTGCAGCATTTTCTATCGCAATATGAAATGGCTGTGGAGATTTGA
- a CDS encoding GNAT family N-acetyltransferase has protein sequence MEDITLRVARKEDCRRLLELIHELAEYEKAPQEVTVSLAHFEEAGFGPNPVWKAFVATTQEDGKELIVGFALYYVRYSTWKGCRMYLEDLLVTEKWRGKGVGKVLFDQLIVEAKEKQFSGILFQVLEWNTPAINFYKKYATKFDPEWINVSIELS, from the coding sequence ATGGAAGATATAACGTTAAGGGTTGCACGAAAAGAAGATTGCCGTCGTTTACTGGAACTGATCCATGAACTGGCCGAATATGAAAAAGCACCCCAGGAAGTAACGGTTAGCCTGGCACATTTCGAAGAAGCCGGCTTTGGCCCCAATCCGGTATGGAAGGCATTTGTAGCTACCACACAGGAAGATGGTAAAGAACTGATCGTGGGTTTTGCCCTGTATTATGTTCGTTATTCTACCTGGAAAGGTTGTCGCATGTACCTCGAAGATCTTCTGGTCACCGAAAAATGGCGTGGCAAAGGAGTGGGTAAAGTACTGTTTGATCAGCTCATCGTGGAAGCAAAGGAAAAACAGTTCAGCGGCATTCTCTTTCAGGTACTGGAATGGAATACGCCGGCTATCAATTTCTACAAAAAATACGCTACTAAATTTGATCCTGAATGGATCAATGTCAGCATTGAGTTATCATAA
- a CDS encoding serine hydrolase produces MEMLTYLSRCLFWNIPKIDDYKRFSNASIPKGGTVLPLVQAPEKMPQHPVSWKFRGQPREGQLSELLASTGSTACIVLQHGKILYEQYFNGYQRDSINTSFSAAKSMTSVLTGIAIAEGAIHSVEDPVARYLTDFNKTGYDQITISHLLQMCSGLEYKEGVFPWTDDARVYYGLRLREQALRARLIETPGNIYHYNNYNLLLLGMILEKATGQPVPAYFSEKVWLHIGAEADASWSMDSRHSGFAKMESGFNALAIDFARFGQLCLQNGQSNGQTIIPASWLQESTSAPIHTADTTKYLSRMVPPLCKWAGSPHGYYKYLWWGYQTDTHNFDYFALGVKGQLIYISPRKQAVIVRFGKKWGDIDWWPELLKQLADSLA; encoded by the coding sequence ATGGAAATGCTCACTTATCTCAGCCGCTGCCTGTTCTGGAACATCCCGAAGATCGACGACTACAAGCGTTTTAGCAATGCTTCCATCCCCAAAGGGGGTACTGTCCTGCCTTTGGTACAGGCCCCGGAAAAAATGCCACAGCATCCCGTTTCCTGGAAATTCAGAGGCCAGCCCCGGGAAGGGCAGCTCAGCGAACTGCTCGCCTCCACCGGTTCTACCGCCTGTATCGTGCTGCAGCACGGGAAAATATTATACGAACAGTATTTCAACGGCTACCAGCGGGATTCCATCAACACCTCCTTCTCTGCGGCCAAATCCATGACTTCTGTGCTCACCGGCATCGCTATTGCGGAAGGTGCCATTCATTCCGTAGAAGATCCCGTAGCCCGTTATCTTACAGATTTCAACAAAACCGGATATGACCAGATCACCATCTCGCACTTGCTGCAGATGTGTTCCGGGCTGGAATATAAAGAGGGCGTGTTTCCCTGGACCGATGATGCCAGGGTATATTATGGCCTGCGGCTGCGTGAGCAGGCACTCCGGGCCAGACTCATAGAAACACCCGGAAACATTTATCATTACAACAACTACAACCTGCTGCTACTGGGCATGATACTGGAAAAAGCCACCGGACAGCCCGTACCGGCCTATTTCAGCGAAAAGGTATGGCTGCATATCGGTGCCGAAGCCGATGCCTCCTGGAGTATGGACAGCCGCCATTCCGGATTTGCCAAAATGGAAAGTGGGTTTAATGCCCTGGCCATCGACTTCGCCCGCTTCGGACAACTCTGTCTGCAAAACGGTCAAAGCAACGGTCAAACGATCATTCCCGCATCCTGGTTACAGGAATCCACCAGCGCTCCTATTCACACTGCAGATACCACTAAGTACCTTTCCCGTATGGTGCCCCCGCTGTGCAAATGGGCCGGAAGTCCGCATGGATATTACAAATACTTATGGTGGGGATACCAAACGGATACGCATAATTTTGACTATTTTGCATTAGGCGTAAAAGGCCAGCTGATTTATATCTCTCCCCGCAAGCAGGCTGTGATTGTGCGATTTGGTAAAAAATGGGGAGATATTGACTGGTGGCCGGAGCTACTGAAACAACTAGCCGATTCACTTGCATAA
- a CDS encoding DinB family protein gives MKEILVRFASYNHWANQQLVAVMLNLDAEKTERDLGGSFPSLRKTVCHLWFGESIWYQRLQLTEQPVDPTVAFTGTFEEACQSWLQQSLLLEEWVKQASEVKLNHTFAFTPGTGEQVKLPVHEAVMHVCNHSTFHRGQLVNMLRQLEVTKIPATDYRRYKPKK, from the coding sequence ATGAAAGAAATCCTGGTGCGGTTTGCATCTTATAATCACTGGGCCAACCAGCAGCTGGTGGCCGTTATGCTGAATCTGGATGCGGAAAAGACAGAGCGGGACCTGGGAGGCAGTTTCCCTTCCCTGCGTAAAACAGTATGTCATTTATGGTTTGGGGAAAGTATCTGGTATCAGCGTTTACAGCTGACGGAGCAGCCGGTAGACCCGACGGTAGCTTTTACCGGTACTTTTGAAGAGGCCTGTCAGTCCTGGCTGCAGCAGTCGCTTCTATTGGAGGAATGGGTGAAGCAGGCTTCCGAAGTAAAGTTGAACCATACCTTTGCTTTCACTCCTGGTACAGGAGAGCAGGTGAAGCTGCCGGTACACGAAGCGGTGATGCATGTGTGTAACCACAGCACTTTTCATCGCGGACAGCTGGTAAATATGCTTCGCCAGCTGGAGGTGACTAAAATTCCAGCTACCGACTACCGCCGTTATAAACCAAAAAAATAA
- a CDS encoding NUDIX domain-containing protein has translation MNAASFYAQAPKHLVAVDCIIFGFDEGKLKLLVMKRKVAPMAGEWSLVGGFVQSEESTDEAAARVLKHTTGLENIYMDQLHCYGEVSRDTGARVISVAYYALIRIKEHDRPLAQEHGAHWLELHEIPALIFDHNRMINDALVQLRNNAHFHPIGFELLPEKFTLSQLRSLYEEIYQKTLDKRNFRKKILSLDVMEKLEEKDKTSSKKGAHLYRFDPARYEALMRKGLVFEI, from the coding sequence ATGAATGCTGCTTCTTTTTATGCGCAAGCCCCAAAACACCTGGTGGCAGTAGACTGTATCATCTTTGGTTTCGACGAAGGCAAGCTGAAGTTATTGGTGATGAAGCGAAAAGTCGCTCCTATGGCGGGTGAATGGTCGCTGGTAGGTGGTTTTGTGCAATCGGAGGAAAGTACCGACGAAGCAGCGGCCCGGGTACTCAAACATACTACCGGTCTGGAAAATATCTATATGGACCAGCTGCACTGTTATGGTGAGGTATCCCGTGATACCGGTGCAAGGGTAATATCAGTGGCCTATTATGCCCTGATACGTATCAAGGAACACGACCGGCCGCTGGCCCAGGAACATGGTGCGCACTGGCTGGAGCTGCATGAAATCCCTGCATTGATCTTTGACCATAACCGTATGATCAACGATGCACTGGTTCAGCTGCGTAACAACGCCCATTTCCATCCCATTGGCTTTGAACTGCTGCCGGAAAAATTCACCCTGTCCCAACTGAGAAGCCTGTATGAAGAAATATATCAGAAAACCCTTGATAAACGTAACTTCCGTAAGAAAATATTATCACTCGATGTGATGGAGAAACTGGAAGAAAAAGATAAAACCTCCTCCAAAAAGGGCGCACATCTGTACCGCTTTGATCCTGCAAGGTATGAAGCGCTGATGCGGAAAGGACTGGTGTTCGAGATTTAG
- a CDS encoding sensor histidine kinase KdpD: MKTILKRYMLLHMHWLLFVSPLMLQGQHKEISRLKALLPHVNDSIAYVNALNRLAVLYQVCQLDSCGRYASMAREVATRINYPSGKAWALRNLGNYYAFRPHHYLSYLFYNDALEESRHAGDSISVSQVLRSIGIYHQYTGKHTSANDYIHQSLQLTRQLKQDSLHALGLSSYYTVNYADTALQAAATAALKEATALARRFHDTRELLYINLMLVNKDFAAGRFEIADHLLRQVIDTALKEGYTYFAMYGSLQLATYKCLLRQADSIKYQQDAVSYGVAGGYAGLLLPQVTQLYQYFQQKKDTLQAARYSRIALNIMQQRQDDMQQGEMDYIAYSLQDQMLDSLKMQSALQQTALQKTRLAQHYWQYLFIFIVVIILLLLVLTYYLIRSYHSSRLRSQRLARVRTEISAANEVLKTNDDFKNKLISLIAHDFRTPLYNIIDITGFVNEDILTPEDAAGMVMEVEHTATATLKVFEEILSWMRTQLSGFVYRPRSFVLSDMLGASVQSIQHLVREKNIRLLIRIPDGMTIQGDFEMLQFIHRNFLHNAIKFSPENGAITIMAIRRSDFVEVTFRDEGPGIDPVILPGLFTYSSDGYAKKRSGKGAGLALIICRDFIDKMSGEAGAANNEEGGSTFFYRVPEINLQKDTGSNDKSVYT; this comes from the coding sequence ATGAAAACCATCCTGAAGCGATATATGCTGTTGCATATGCACTGGCTGCTGTTTGTTTCCCCACTGATGTTGCAGGGGCAGCACAAGGAAATCAGCAGGCTAAAAGCCTTGTTGCCACATGTGAATGACAGCATAGCATATGTAAATGCCTTAAACAGGCTGGCTGTCCTGTATCAGGTTTGTCAGCTCGATAGCTGCGGGCGTTATGCATCAATGGCAAGAGAGGTGGCCACCCGTATCAATTATCCTTCCGGCAAAGCCTGGGCACTGCGTAACCTGGGCAACTACTACGCTTTCCGCCCCCATCATTATCTCTCTTATCTTTTTTATAATGATGCGCTGGAGGAAAGCCGCCATGCAGGTGATTCTATCAGTGTTTCCCAGGTGCTGAGGAGCATCGGCATCTATCATCAATATACCGGCAAACATACTTCGGCCAACGATTATATTCATCAGTCATTACAGCTTACCCGGCAACTGAAACAGGATTCGCTCCATGCCCTTGGACTGTCCAGCTATTACACGGTCAACTATGCCGACACCGCTCTGCAGGCAGCCGCCACTGCGGCCCTCAAAGAGGCTACAGCCCTGGCCAGACGGTTTCATGATACCCGGGAACTGCTGTACATAAACCTGATGCTGGTCAATAAGGATTTTGCTGCGGGCAGGTTTGAAATAGCCGATCATCTGCTCAGACAGGTGATCGATACGGCCTTGAAGGAAGGCTATACCTACTTCGCCATGTATGGCTCCCTGCAACTGGCAACTTACAAATGCTTGCTGCGCCAGGCCGATTCCATCAAATACCAGCAGGATGCTGTCAGCTACGGCGTGGCCGGAGGATATGCCGGATTGCTGCTGCCGCAGGTAACACAGCTGTACCAGTACTTCCAGCAGAAAAAAGACACCCTTCAGGCGGCTAGATACAGTCGCATTGCGCTGAATATCATGCAGCAACGGCAGGATGACATGCAGCAGGGAGAAATGGATTATATCGCCTACTCCCTTCAGGACCAGATGCTGGATTCTCTCAAAATGCAGTCAGCCCTCCAGCAGACGGCCTTACAGAAAACCAGACTGGCACAACATTACTGGCAATACCTGTTTATATTTATCGTGGTCATTATCCTGTTGCTGCTGGTGCTTACCTATTACCTGATCCGTTCCTATCACTCTTCACGGCTGCGCTCCCAGCGCCTGGCAAGGGTACGGACAGAAATAAGCGCTGCCAATGAGGTACTGAAGACCAACGATGATTTTAAAAACAAACTGATTTCCCTGATTGCTCATGACTTCAGGACCCCGCTGTATAATATCATCGATATTACCGGGTTTGTGAATGAAGATATACTGACCCCGGAAGATGCCGCTGGTATGGTAATGGAAGTGGAACATACTGCTACGGCTACCCTGAAAGTATTTGAAGAGATATTAAGCTGGATGCGGACACAGTTGTCCGGATTCGTTTACCGGCCGCGGTCTTTTGTGCTGTCGGATATGCTGGGAGCCTCCGTACAGAGCATTCAGCATCTGGTGCGGGAAAAAAATATACGGCTGCTAATACGTATCCCCGATGGCATGACCATACAGGGCGATTTTGAAATGCTGCAGTTTATCCACCGGAATTTTCTGCATAATGCTATCAAGTTTTCACCGGAAAATGGAGCTATAACTATAATGGCTATACGTAGAAGTGATTTTGTAGAAGTGACTTTCCGGGATGAAGGACCTGGTATAGACCCTGTAATACTTCCGGGATTGTTTACCTACAGTAGTGATGGATATGCGAAAAAGCGCTCCGGCAAGGGTGCGGGGCTGGCGCTGATCATTTGTCGGGATTTTATTGATAAGATGAGCGGAGAGGCTGGAGCCGCCAATAATGAAGAAGGAGGCAGTACGTTTTTTTACCGGGTGCCGGAAATTAATTTACAAAAGGATACAGGTAGTAATGATAAAAGCGTTTATACATAA
- a CDS encoding sensor histidine kinase KdpD has product MIKAFIHKRYLAIILGCWLWMLPALRGHGQAAILPRLQQDLAQQRDSAGYVAVLGKIGALYASIHLDSSFYYARQMLEIATRQHDVSGMAAANNMLGWYYTAKTDYNVGITYAYKALLLNEQLGDSAQMVRSLNIIYGCYKNSGHPVEANNYFYRAFHMANRLPPEKDSITATMLVNYAWRFFNDSTRTDSVRLVLRKAATILKKYPDSRATFYVAAFEADLMVKEGRGREAERSIYELANLAQQKGMPYVAMDMYSRLYDFQRLGYFADSTNYQDQAYQVAAQSGSMELNLYWLARLYDYYRSRQQPEKVVYYGNEIMRLATLDRYKINPQVSRQEANYIDFFLKGKALQSLSLANRIQQQELEKELAEKKNRTLVAVGLLIIILLLIALFAGRYLHYRRWKQQENALALSYVQLARTHAALTENDLFKNKLISMLASDFRTPLHHIIAVATQLKTGALTQPEVVSLLKQIGNASRKTLGAFNNILKWLRMQLSGFTYKPVTCKLLPLIAEALESLQEEMNDKRLTLVNRIAPALTVVADEEILRLVNIQLFQVAVTTARAGSVLVVSAYGEKGKITVRIMADGGPATRKLLEELKDKEHNIFALGIIISRDFMHKMKGGLIVQEEAEGFLMLEYTI; this is encoded by the coding sequence ATGATAAAAGCGTTTATACATAAACGTTATCTAGCCATTATACTGGGTTGCTGGCTGTGGATGCTGCCAGCTCTCAGGGGCCATGGCCAGGCAGCCATATTGCCGCGCTTGCAACAAGACCTGGCGCAGCAGCGCGATAGTGCCGGGTATGTGGCCGTATTGGGAAAAATCGGCGCACTCTATGCCAGTATACACCTGGACAGCTCCTTTTACTACGCCCGTCAGATGCTGGAAATCGCTACACGCCAGCATGATGTAAGCGGCATGGCCGCTGCCAACAACATGCTGGGATGGTATTATACAGCTAAAACGGATTATAATGTAGGGATCACCTATGCATACAAAGCGCTGTTGCTGAATGAACAGCTCGGCGACTCCGCACAGATGGTAAGGTCACTGAATATTATCTACGGTTGTTATAAGAACTCCGGTCATCCGGTGGAAGCCAACAACTATTTTTACAGGGCTTTTCATATGGCCAACCGGCTACCGCCGGAAAAGGATTCTATAACGGCCACTATGCTGGTGAATTATGCCTGGCGCTTTTTTAATGACAGTACACGTACGGATTCTGTGAGGCTGGTATTACGAAAGGCGGCGACAATACTGAAAAAATATCCCGACAGCAGAGCCACTTTTTATGTGGCAGCTTTTGAGGCCGATCTGATGGTGAAAGAAGGCAGGGGCAGGGAGGCAGAACGCAGTATCTACGAACTGGCCAACCTGGCACAGCAAAAGGGTATGCCCTACGTGGCGATGGACATGTATAGCCGTTTGTACGATTTTCAGCGGCTGGGCTATTTTGCAGATTCTACCAACTATCAGGACCAGGCATATCAGGTGGCTGCACAATCCGGCAGTATGGAACTTAACCTGTACTGGCTGGCCAGACTGTACGACTATTACCGCAGCCGGCAACAGCCGGAGAAAGTGGTGTATTATGGCAATGAAATAATGCGGCTGGCCACGCTGGACCGTTACAAGATTAACCCTCAGGTATCCCGGCAGGAAGCCAATTACATCGATTTTTTTCTGAAGGGGAAAGCATTACAGTCTCTCTCTCTTGCCAACAGGATACAACAGCAGGAGCTGGAAAAGGAGCTGGCGGAGAAAAAGAACAGGACACTGGTGGCAGTAGGATTACTCATCATTATTCTGTTGCTCATTGCCCTGTTTGCCGGCCGTTATCTGCATTACCGGCGCTGGAAGCAGCAGGAAAACGCACTGGCCCTGAGTTATGTGCAACTGGCCAGGACCCACGCTGCCCTTACGGAAAATGATCTTTTCAAGAACAAGCTGATCAGCATGCTGGCCAGCGATTTCCGGACACCGCTGCATCATATCATTGCAGTAGCCACGCAGCTGAAAACGGGTGCGCTTACACAGCCGGAGGTGGTAAGCCTGTTGAAACAGATCGGTAACGCTTCCCGTAAAACCCTGGGCGCATTTAATAATATCCTGAAATGGCTACGGATGCAGTTGTCTGGCTTTACTTATAAGCCAGTCACCTGTAAACTGCTGCCGCTGATAGCAGAGGCGCTGGAGTCCCTGCAGGAAGAGATGAACGACAAGCGATTGACGCTGGTGAACCGTATTGCTCCTGCGCTGACGGTTGTGGCAGATGAAGAAATATTGCGGCTGGTGAATATCCAGCTGTTTCAGGTAGCTGTTACGACTGCCAGGGCCGGCAGTGTGCTGGTAGTATCAGCGTATGGGGAGAAAGGGAAAATAACGGTCCGTATTATGGCCGATGGCGGGCCGGCTACCAGGAAATTACTGGAAGAACTCAAGGATAAGGAACATAATATTTTTGCTTTAGGGATTATTATCAGCCGGGATTTTATGCATAAGATGAAAGGTGGGCTTATTGTACAGGAAGAAGCTGAAGGTTTTTTGATGTTGGAGTACACTATTTAG